One window of the Acidobacteriota bacterium genome contains the following:
- a CDS encoding response regulator transcription factor, with protein MSGADGIRVLLVEDARATREMIARALEEAGCAVHAVSTCAAASAALEALAFRAVVLDLGLPDGNGVDLCRRWRRDGKAVPILILTARADVASRVAGLDAGADDYLTKPFALAELRARLRALLRRTPGEVRDRTYRRGDVLIDFSRRLVLRGGAEIPITRRELEVLARLARASGHAVSRDALLDEIWGEVTEKAAASLEVIVARLRRKLDAPGSEKLVRTIRGHGYALERGDGGTA; from the coding sequence GTGAGCGGGGCGGATGGGATCCGCGTTCTCCTCGTCGAGGACGCGCGCGCGACGCGCGAGATGATTGCCCGCGCGCTCGAGGAGGCCGGGTGCGCCGTCCACGCCGTATCGACCTGCGCCGCGGCGAGCGCGGCCCTCGAGGCGTTGGCATTCCGCGCGGTCGTCCTCGACCTCGGACTCCCGGACGGAAACGGCGTCGATCTCTGCCGCAGGTGGCGGCGCGACGGGAAGGCCGTCCCGATCCTCATCCTGACCGCGCGCGCGGACGTCGCCTCGCGCGTGGCCGGCCTCGACGCCGGGGCCGACGACTACCTGACCAAGCCCTTCGCCCTCGCGGAGCTGCGGGCGCGCCTCCGGGCCCTCTTGAGGCGAACGCCCGGAGAGGTGCGCGACCGAACCTACCGCCGCGGCGACGTCCTCATCGATTTCTCGCGGCGGCTCGTCCTCCGCGGCGGGGCCGAGATCCCGATCACGCGCCGCGAGCTCGAGGTGCTGGCGCGGCTCGCGAGAGCCTCCGGGCACGCGGTGTCGCGCGACGCCCTCCTCGACGAGATCTGGGGCGAGGTGACCGAGAAGGCGGCGGCGAGCCTCGAGGTGATCGTCGCGCGGCTGCGCCGGAAGCTCGACGCTCCGGGGAGCGAGAAGCTCGTCAGGACGATCCGGGGACATGGATACGCCCTCGAGCGCGGCGACGGGGGGACGGCGTGA